The window tgatgTGGGATGCTCTAAAGTTTGAACCCCAACAATGTATATGTAGAATAGAATTAGTGGAAAAATACAATCTTAATGAACTCAACAATCAGTGCAAGGAATTGTTATAGCAGAAAGCAATGATGATGTTCAtgtgaaagaaagaaagaaagaagaagatgttgCTTCATAGTATACATTATTTGTGGCTCTagaatctaattaatcctTGTGTTTGGTGTCTGAGATGAGCTTAAAACCATGCTTGATGGCAGCCTCCCACACCAAGTCAATCCTGTCAACATCTATTGCTCCAACCTCATTGTGCTTCCAACCTTCAAGTGAGTGAACCACTCCACCAGCATGGCAAGCATGCACAATCCCTCTATCCATTGAGTACTGCACACAACACAAAACCACATGCTTGTTAATGTTATCCCTTTTCCATTTCACAAAATGTTGAAATTCAGACCAATTACCTCACACGATCCGAGCCCTTGAACGTCTTCCGGTAGCCTCATGGCTGCGAGATTCCCATATGTGCAGTCCCTTCTGTATGGCTTTGTGGCCGGAACGACAAACTGGTGGAAGTGCGTCCCGGGAGGGGCGAATCTTTGCTCCGAATGTGTGATCCATTTTCCTACTATCCATGTCTTGCAGTTTTGTGCAGCTTGATACTTTGTTACTTGTACAAGGTACTTTTGGCAATCGGCCGACGCCTCTTTCTGGATCTTTCGGAATCTCTCTGTCGATAGTGTTAGCATCTGTAGAGGTTGTGTTAGTTAGTGCACAAGTAGATGTAGTTTGCATCTTTATTGACAATGGTCTTTGATGTAAACTTACAAGAACTCTAACTCCCTTTCTGCAGAGGTAAAGAGCAATAGCTCTTCCCAATTTTGAAGTTGCTCCGGTTAAGAACACCTCAGTCACATCTTGAGGGAGTTCACGAAGAATCACAGCTGCTGTCAAAGTGTTCCCGTGCACCACGCGCACCTTGAGGTTCGGATGCTTCTTCACGAAGATCGCTCCACCTCCGTTGAGGGCCTCATTCTGCAGTAAAAAGGTTTCACCAATATTAGAATGTGGATGTGTCTGTGAATTGAATGaaaggaaaagagagagaaggggagTGACCTTATTCAAAGCAGCAAGGCTAATGACTTTAACTCCCAATCTGTCAGCTCTTAGAATAGCCTCTTCAATCTGCCTATTAATGCCTTTTGCTGCAAATGGCAAGAAATACTGCACAATGCACACAACACACATCAGGCATGTCCACAATTTCATGTTTATTACACCAAACCTTTAGCACTTGTCCTTACTTGAAATCCGAACCGGGGAACAACCCACGTCTGGTGCAGCCGGTCCCTTAGGTAGTAGAACGAGACCAAGAAAGTTTTGGATTTCGCCCACATCAGTAGCATCACCGCGAAGGAGATAGGCCAAAGCGGGATCAAGTAAAGTCTTGTGTGGAAGGGCAACGAGGCCATTGATCTGACCAGAAACGGTGCGTGCATAGCAGATGACATATCGACTATATGTGCCAGGAATACAAAATCTGGAACCCTCCCATTCACACCTGCATTATCTCAAGAGTTAAATGATCATGTACCATTCATTCGAAATCGAAAAAAGCTCGGATCTTTATAATGGACCTGA is drawn from Salvia hispanica cultivar TCC Black 2014 chromosome 6, UniMelb_Shisp_WGS_1.0, whole genome shotgun sequence and contains these coding sequences:
- the LOC125192406 gene encoding very-long-chain aldehyde decarbonylase CER3 codes for the protein MAAPLSAWPWEFLGNYKLAVYGLFLGKAMYTRYHEEAMDQINWCLHIFIICMLRLFVHQVWSSYSSMLFLTRNRQINKQGVDFNQIDKEWNWDNFVILQAIIAAIVLYMFPTFETPSLWSKNGLTAALVLHVAVSEPLFYTVHRCFHGEFLFTRYHSLHHSSPVPQPLTAGNATFLEHLLLAVVVAVPIIGTFAIGHGSISLIYAYVLVFDCLRCFGHSNVEFIPHQIFDAAPFLKYLLYTPTYHNLHHVEKDSNYCLFMPLFDALGNTLNKNSWEEQRKNSLSSGVNGRVPDFVFLAHIVDMSSAMHAPFLVRSMASLPFHTRLYLIPLWPISFAVMLLMWAKSKTFLVSFYYLRDRLHQTWVVPRFGFQYFLPFAAKGINRQIEEAILRADRLGVKVISLAALNKNEALNGGGAIFVKKHPNLKVRVVHGNTLTAAVILRELPQDVTEVFLTGATSKLGRAIALYLCRKGVRVLMLTLSTERFRKIQKEASADCQKYLVQVTKYQAAQNCKTWIVGKWITHSEQRFAPPGTHFHQFVVPATKPYRRDCTYGNLAAMRLPEDVQGLGSCEYSMDRGIVHACHAGGVVHSLEGWKHNEVGAIDVDRIDLVWEAAIKHGFKLISDTKHKD